The Flavobacterium praedii genome window below encodes:
- the tsaB gene encoding tRNA (adenosine(37)-N6)-threonylcarbamoyltransferase complex dimerization subunit type 1 TsaB has translation MSYILNIETATKNCSVALAKEGKMILCKEIAEEGYSHAERLHVFIEEIMSEAGIGYKDLAAIAVSQGPGSYTGLRIGISAAKGLCYALEIPLIAVDTLQSLALKVTVAEGFIVPMIDARRMEVYSAVFSPLLEKKREVLAEIITEKSFEELQGTVYFVGDCNEKCKTVLTNDNFVFLDAIKYPSANEMCALSFDKYKINDTVDVAYFEPYYLKDFLITTSKK, from the coding sequence GTGTCGTATATACTTAACATTGAAACCGCTACCAAAAATTGTTCTGTTGCTTTGGCAAAAGAAGGAAAAATGATATTGTGCAAAGAAATTGCAGAAGAAGGGTATTCGCATGCGGAGCGTTTGCATGTTTTTATAGAAGAAATTATGAGCGAGGCGGGAATAGGGTATAAAGATTTGGCGGCAATTGCCGTAAGTCAAGGGCCAGGATCTTATACGGGATTGCGAATAGGTATTTCGGCAGCTAAAGGCTTGTGTTATGCTCTGGAAATTCCATTAATTGCGGTTGACACTTTGCAGTCATTGGCCTTGAAAGTTACAGTTGCTGAAGGTTTTATTGTTCCTATGATTGATGCCCGTAGAATGGAAGTGTATAGTGCTGTTTTTTCTCCTTTATTAGAAAAAAAACGAGAAGTATTGGCCGAGATTATAACCGAAAAATCTTTTGAAGAACTACAAGGGACAGTTTATTTTGTAGGTGATTGCAATGAAAAATGCAAAACAGTTTTGACAAATGATAATTTTGTATTCTTAGATGCTATTAAATATCCTTCTGCCAACGAAATGTGTGCTTTGAGTTTTGATAAATACAAAATAAACGACACAGTTGATGTCGCCTATTTTGAACCTTATTATTTGAAAGATTTTTTAATTACCACTTCAAAAAAATAG
- a CDS encoding efflux RND transporter periplasmic adaptor subunit: MSKKTIYILLGSAVVIIALLIGLSKAGVLGNKDKGKEIEIANVVTGAIVETVSATGKIQPEIEVKISSEVSGEIISLNVKEGQVVKKGDLLVKINPDLYTSGYNRSVSNLSGTKAGLSQSEASFNEAKANYERNKTLFEKGIISKSDWDKAIASFEVAKANKQSAFYNVKSASATVNEAKDNLGRTTIYAPADGTISVLNVELGERVLGTQQMAGTEILRVANLNNMEVEVDVNENDIVKIKVGDLANVEVDAYLKKQFKGVVTSISNSASTALTADQVTNFKVKVRILKESYQDLMVGKPSSYSPFRPGMTATVDIITTTKTNVVHVPISSVVVKSDTTAVKEIKMDGPESDDKKEAPKSDKKYECVFVKVGDKAKIRIIKTGIQDDTNIEVVSGLKKGDVVITGPYSTVSKDLNSGDKVFVPTETDKKK, translated from the coding sequence ATGTCAAAAAAAACAATTTACATCTTATTAGGATCGGCAGTAGTAATTATAGCTTTATTAATTGGACTTTCAAAAGCGGGTGTCTTAGGAAATAAAGATAAAGGAAAAGAAATTGAAATCGCCAATGTGGTTACGGGTGCAATAGTGGAAACAGTATCGGCAACGGGTAAAATTCAACCCGAAATTGAAGTAAAGATTTCATCTGAAGTTTCAGGCGAAATTATTTCACTTAATGTAAAAGAAGGTCAAGTAGTAAAAAAAGGAGATTTATTGGTAAAAATTAATCCAGATTTATATACTTCGGGCTACAATCGTTCTGTTTCGAATTTGTCTGGAACTAAAGCCGGTTTAAGTCAATCAGAAGCTTCTTTTAATGAAGCAAAAGCAAATTATGAAAGAAATAAAACTTTGTTTGAAAAAGGGATTATTTCAAAATCAGATTGGGATAAGGCAATAGCTTCTTTTGAAGTGGCAAAAGCCAATAAACAATCTGCTTTTTATAATGTAAAAAGTGCTTCGGCAACTGTTAATGAAGCCAAAGACAACTTGGGTAGAACTACTATTTATGCTCCTGCTGATGGTACCATTTCTGTGCTTAATGTAGAGCTTGGCGAGAGAGTTTTAGGGACGCAACAAATGGCTGGAACCGAAATTTTAAGAGTTGCCAATTTAAACAATATGGAGGTTGAAGTAGATGTAAACGAAAATGATATTGTAAAAATAAAAGTTGGGGATTTGGCTAATGTAGAAGTGGATGCCTATTTGAAAAAACAATTTAAAGGTGTTGTTACCAGTATTTCAAATTCAGCAAGTACGGCTTTAACAGCAGATCAAGTAACTAATTTTAAGGTAAAAGTTAGAATTTTAAAAGAATCGTATCAAGATTTAATGGTTGGGAAACCGTCTTCTTATTCTCCTTTCCGACCAGGTATGACCGCTACGGTTGATATTATCACTACAACAAAAACGAATGTGGTTCATGTTCCTATCAGTTCTGTTGTTGTGAAGTCTGATACTACTGCCGTAAAAGAAATCAAAATGGACGGACCTGAGTCTGACGACAAAAAGGAAGCTCCGAAAAGTGACAAAAAATATGAATGTGTTTTTGTAAAAGTAGGCGATAAAGCTAAAATTAGAATCATAAAAACTGGAATTCAAGATGATACAAATATTGAAGTAGTTTCAGGATTGAAAAAAGGCGATGTTGTTATCACAGGGCCTTATTCTACCGTCTCCAAAGATCTAAATTCTGGAGATAAAGTATTTGTTCCAACCGAAACAGACAAGAAAAAATAG
- a CDS encoding TolC family protein, whose amino-acid sequence MKKINYFSIALVFLIGLSTQAQTKVWTLEECVKYAIKNNISIKNTELDTLSASIDKRGAFGNFLPSANLSANHSWNIGLNQDITTGLLRNQTTQFTSLGANVGVDIYKGMQNQNTLRKANLSIVSSKYKLVKMQEDIALNVANAFLQVLFNKENLKVQQEQLSINEKQYKRSEELVKAGSIPRGDLLDIKATVASNKQNVITAENALLISKLSLAQLLQLKEFWDFDVIDDTNAKDENNIMSIKPMDIYAKAKESRTELKIAQTNLEIAEKDVAISKGAYQPTLSAFYNFNTRASYSDIVTGSAPNTANPTSVVGYVEGTNQNVLRPNSVAVLGGPEPVMDQFSNNKGHSFGAQLSIPIFNGFSVRNNVERSKVALEKSKIALEKEDLDLQRNVYTAFTDAKGALNAHESAIVALESREEAYNYAKEKYAVGLMNSFDFNQSQTLLTNAQSEVIRTKYDYIFKIKILEFYFGIPIIKN is encoded by the coding sequence ATGAAAAAAATAAATTATTTTAGTATCGCTTTAGTCTTTCTGATAGGATTATCGACTCAAGCACAAACCAAAGTATGGACTTTAGAAGAGTGTGTAAAGTATGCTATAAAAAACAATATTTCTATAAAAAACACCGAATTGGATACGCTTTCGGCTAGTATAGACAAAAGAGGCGCTTTTGGAAATTTTTTACCAAGTGCTAATTTGAGTGCTAACCATTCTTGGAATATTGGTCTAAATCAAGATATAACAACAGGTCTTTTGAGAAATCAAACTACTCAATTTACAAGCCTTGGAGCCAATGTTGGAGTAGATATCTACAAAGGAATGCAGAATCAAAATACACTGCGAAAAGCTAATCTTTCTATTGTTTCTTCCAAATACAAATTGGTAAAAATGCAGGAGGACATTGCTTTGAATGTTGCCAATGCTTTTTTGCAAGTGCTTTTTAATAAAGAAAATCTAAAAGTGCAACAAGAACAGTTATCAATAAATGAAAAACAATACAAACGTTCCGAAGAATTGGTAAAAGCGGGTTCTATACCACGAGGCGATTTATTAGATATCAAAGCTACAGTGGCTTCTAATAAACAAAATGTTATTACAGCCGAAAATGCATTATTAATTTCTAAATTGAGTTTGGCTCAATTATTACAATTAAAAGAATTTTGGGATTTTGATGTAATAGACGATACTAATGCTAAAGACGAAAATAATATTATGTCGATAAAACCGATGGATATTTATGCAAAAGCAAAAGAGAGTAGAACAGAATTGAAAATTGCACAAACCAATTTGGAAATCGCTGAAAAAGATGTGGCAATTTCAAAAGGAGCTTATCAACCTACCTTATCTGCTTTTTATAATTTTAATACAAGAGCAAGTTATAGCGATATTGTAACCGGTTCTGCTCCAAATACAGCAAATCCTACCTCTGTTGTTGGTTATGTAGAAGGCACGAACCAAAACGTTTTGAGACCTAATTCAGTGGCGGTATTAGGAGGTCCAGAACCTGTTATGGATCAATTTAGTAATAACAAAGGGCATTCTTTTGGGGCACAATTGTCGATTCCTATTTTTAATGGATTCTCTGTAAGAAATAATGTAGAACGTTCCAAAGTTGCTTTAGAAAAATCTAAAATTGCATTGGAAAAAGAAGATTTGGATTTGCAACGAAATGTTTACACTGCTTTCACAGATGCCAAAGGAGCTTTGAATGCACATGAGTCTGCCATTGTAGCTTTAGAATCTAGAGAAGAAGCCTATAATTATGCAAAAGAAAAATATGCAGTGGGGTTAATGAATTCTTTCGATTTTAATCAGTCACAAACGTTGCTTACCAATGCACAATCAGAAGTTATTAGAACCAAATACGATTATATCTTTAAAATCAAAATATTAGAATTTTATTTTGGAATTCCAATTATCAAAAATTAA
- a CDS encoding efflux RND transporter periplasmic adaptor subunit, whose protein sequence is MKKGVTITVLILIAIVFFGALYYLYAKNQESPIVFETDKVEVKTIIKSTLATGNIVPDEEVLIKPNISGIIEAVYIKAGESVKAGDLIAKIKVVANVSNLSNSQNQVKTAKIELDNQEKLYQRQKTLFDKGVISANDFDAAQLAYNQARQNYSASIQGFDIVKTGTTSGLGSYANTLIRSTVNGMVLDVPVKVGNQVIESNNFNEGTTIASVADIGRMIFVGKVDESEVGKIKLNMPIEITIGAIENKKFEAVLTYIAPKGKTENGAIQFEIKATLTNRDNTFIRAGLSANASIILEKADKVQALKESLIQFDKKTQKPYVEIETGKQKFQRKDITLGVSDGIYVQVKSGIKPTDKIKVWNQGLITEEVKPK, encoded by the coding sequence ATGAAAAAAGGAGTAACCATAACCGTATTGATTCTTATAGCAATAGTTTTTTTCGGGGCTTTATATTATTTGTACGCCAAAAACCAGGAATCTCCTATTGTTTTTGAAACGGACAAAGTAGAAGTGAAAACTATTATAAAAAGTACTCTTGCTACTGGGAATATTGTGCCAGACGAAGAAGTATTAATCAAACCCAATATTTCGGGTATTATTGAAGCAGTATATATTAAGGCCGGAGAATCAGTAAAAGCAGGTGACTTGATTGCAAAAATAAAAGTAGTTGCTAATGTATCTAATTTGAGTAATTCACAAAATCAAGTGAAAACAGCGAAAATTGAATTGGATAATCAAGAGAAATTGTACCAAAGACAAAAAACATTGTTTGATAAAGGGGTTATTTCTGCCAATGATTTTGATGCTGCTCAACTTGCCTATAATCAGGCTAGACAAAATTATAGTGCCTCTATTCAGGGATTTGATATTGTGAAAACAGGTACTACTTCTGGCTTAGGAAGTTATGCGAATACTTTGATTCGTTCAACAGTAAATGGAATGGTACTCGATGTTCCTGTAAAAGTGGGTAATCAAGTCATTGAGAGTAATAATTTCAATGAAGGTACAACAATTGCTAGTGTTGCCGATATTGGAAGAATGATATTTGTTGGTAAAGTAGATGAATCTGAAGTAGGAAAGATCAAATTAAATATGCCTATCGAAATTACTATTGGAGCCATTGAAAATAAAAAATTCGAAGCTGTATTGACTTATATAGCTCCAAAAGGGAAAACGGAAAACGGAGCTATTCAATTCGAAATAAAAGCAACATTAACCAATAGAGATAATACTTTTATCAGAGCAGGTTTGAGTGCTAATGCTTCCATTATATTAGAAAAAGCAGATAAAGTGCAAGCTTTAAAAGAATCATTGATTCAGTTTGACAAAAAAACACAAAAGCCTTATGTTGAAATAGAAACAGGGAAACAAAAGTTTCAACGAAAAGATATTACATTGGGTGTAAGTGACGGAATCTATGTTCAGGTAAAAAGTGGAATTAAACCCACAGATAAAATAAAAGTATGGAATCAAGGGTTAATTACGGAAGAGGTTAAACCCAAATAA
- a CDS encoding ABC transporter permease, producing the protein MFDREKWNEILEALTANTFRTLLTAFGVFWGIFILVILLAASNGLENGVKKGFDGIATNTMFMWTQTTSKAYKGLPKTRRYDFKNSDVDALKQKFPDLLYVSPRNQLGDFNGVSNVIRGTKTGAYTIYGDYPELIKQEQMEIIKGRFVNQQDILSRRKVAIIGRGVIAELYMNAEEVIGTYIKINGVNFMVVGVYKSKGQNNGNAESAQKNIFIPFTTFQQAFNFGDTVGWMALTANDNASITELRPGILAFMRERHYIHPDDERAVGNFDLYKEFQKVQDLFMVLKFIAYFVGTLVLLSGIIGISNIMLIVVKERTNEIGIRRALGATPGAIRSQILLEAIFLTIIAGMFGIAVATGLLAILNMILASMPTEGMMFINPSVDLVVVFIALLILVGSGLLAGFIPAQTAINIKPVDALRTE; encoded by the coding sequence ATGTTTGATAGAGAAAAATGGAACGAAATTTTAGAGGCTTTAACAGCCAATACTTTCCGAACGCTTTTAACAGCTTTTGGGGTGTTTTGGGGTATATTTATTTTGGTTATTTTGTTAGCCGCCTCAAATGGTTTGGAAAATGGTGTAAAAAAGGGATTTGACGGTATCGCTACAAACACTATGTTTATGTGGACTCAAACTACTTCTAAGGCTTACAAAGGTTTGCCGAAGACTAGGAGGTATGATTTTAAAAATAGTGATGTAGATGCTTTAAAACAAAAATTCCCAGATCTTTTATATGTTTCGCCACGTAATCAACTAGGTGATTTTAATGGAGTCAGTAATGTTATTCGAGGTACAAAAACTGGAGCTTATACCATTTACGGTGATTATCCTGAGTTGATCAAGCAAGAGCAGATGGAAATTATTAAAGGCCGTTTTGTGAATCAGCAGGATATTCTTTCTAGACGCAAAGTGGCAATTATTGGTAGAGGAGTTATTGCCGAATTGTATATGAATGCCGAAGAAGTCATAGGTACTTATATCAAAATAAACGGTGTCAATTTTATGGTGGTTGGAGTGTATAAATCCAAAGGTCAAAATAATGGAAATGCCGAATCTGCTCAAAAAAATATTTTCATTCCCTTTACCACTTTTCAACAAGCTTTTAATTTTGGAGATACTGTAGGTTGGATGGCGCTTACCGCAAATGATAATGCTTCTATAACAGAGCTTAGACCTGGTATTCTAGCATTCATGAGAGAAAGACATTATATTCATCCCGATGATGAAAGAGCGGTTGGTAATTTTGACTTGTATAAAGAATTTCAAAAAGTACAAGATTTGTTTATGGTTCTTAAGTTCATTGCTTATTTTGTTGGAACTTTAGTATTGTTATCTGGTATTATTGGAATTTCAAACATTATGCTCATTGTAGTAAAAGAAAGAACTAATGAAATCGGAATCCGAAGAGCACTAGGAGCAACACCGGGTGCCATTCGATCTCAAATATTATTAGAAGCTATTTTTTTAACTATAATAGCAGGTATGTTTGGTATTGCTGTTGCAACGGGATTACTTGCTATATTGAATATGATATTAGCTTCAATGCCTACAGAAGGAATGATGTTTATAAATCCAAGTGTGGACTTAGTTGTTGTTTTTATAGCCTTGCTTATATTAGTGGGGTCAGGATTGCTAGCAGGTTTTATTCCTGCACAAACAGCCATTAACATTAAACCAGTCGATGCATTACGAACTGAATAG
- a CDS encoding ABC transporter permease yields MFNIERWQEIFEAIAKNKLRTFLTGLSVASGIFILVILLGVGKGLQNGIEKQFERDAAGVIEVWSGATTKAYKGLNPGRQIQFRNSDFDLAVQKYGGQLDKNGVTASGWGITVSYGKESGNYQYRGVNTDGMEIENVSVIKGRYINLNDLKHNVKAAVIGQKVKLDLFKEKNPIGEQITVANINFKVVGVFTDPGGEREESRVFVPITTAQQVFGLGDKISYMAYTMKKKETYEEAVAESEKFKNDYGKLLRSKNGAAPDDESAVGIFNSVKEAKKFYDLNLYIRLFFWWVGICTIIAGVVGVSNIMMIIVKERTKEIGIRKALGASPISIIIMILHESIFITTISGFIGLLTGLALLELVGPHAESEYFRNPQVDFTVAISTLIVLVIAGALAGFIPAYRAAKIRPIVALRDE; encoded by the coding sequence ATGTTTAATATAGAACGTTGGCAAGAAATATTTGAGGCAATCGCCAAAAACAAGTTGAGAACCTTTCTTACTGGGCTTTCTGTGGCGTCGGGTATTTTTATTTTGGTTATACTTCTTGGTGTTGGAAAAGGGTTGCAAAACGGAATTGAAAAACAATTTGAACGTGATGCTGCAGGTGTAATCGAGGTGTGGTCTGGCGCTACGACCAAAGCCTACAAAGGATTGAATCCTGGAAGGCAAATACAATTTAGAAACAGTGATTTTGATCTTGCAGTACAAAAATACGGTGGCCAATTGGATAAAAATGGGGTTACTGCTAGTGGCTGGGGAATTACTGTAAGTTATGGAAAGGAATCAGGAAATTATCAATACAGAGGTGTCAATACAGATGGTATGGAAATAGAAAATGTATCCGTTATAAAAGGCAGGTATATTAATCTAAATGACTTGAAACACAATGTAAAAGCAGCTGTGATTGGTCAAAAGGTCAAATTAGACCTGTTTAAAGAAAAAAATCCAATAGGCGAACAAATTACTGTAGCGAATATCAATTTTAAAGTAGTTGGTGTGTTTACTGATCCTGGAGGGGAGAGAGAAGAAAGTAGAGTATTCGTGCCTATAACTACAGCACAGCAGGTTTTTGGATTAGGAGATAAAATAAGTTATATGGCTTATACTATGAAAAAGAAAGAAACCTATGAAGAAGCTGTAGCCGAGTCCGAAAAATTCAAAAATGATTATGGGAAATTATTGAGAAGTAAAAATGGTGCTGCTCCTGATGATGAAAGTGCTGTTGGTATTTTTAATTCTGTCAAAGAAGCCAAAAAGTTCTATGACTTGAACCTTTATATTCGTTTGTTTTTTTGGTGGGTAGGGATTTGTACCATTATTGCAGGAGTTGTAGGGGTAAGTAATATTATGATGATTATAGTAAAAGAAAGAACGAAAGAAATAGGAATTAGAAAAGCGCTTGGAGCTTCGCCTATTTCAATTATTATTATGATTTTGCATGAATCAATATTTATAACCACTATTTCTGGTTTTATTGGATTGTTAACAGGATTGGCGCTTTTAGAATTGGTTGGTCCACATGCAGAAAGTGAATATTTTAGGAATCCGCAAGTAGATTTTACTGTGGCGATATCAACCTTAATTGTTTTAGTGATTGCAGGTGCTTTGGCAGGATTTATCCCAGCCTATAGAGCCGCAAAAATTAGACCTATTGTTGCACTTAGAGACGAATAA
- a CDS encoding ABC transporter ATP-binding protein, whose amino-acid sequence MIEIKDLHKSYKMGHSELHVLKGINFNIKEGELVAIMGSSGSGKSTLLNILGILDEADSGLYTLDNVPIKKLNETIASKYRNQFLGFVFQSFNLINYKSALDNVALPLYYQGVKRKERNEIAMRYLEKVGLASHSHHLPNELSGGQKQRVAIARALASNPKVLLADEPTGALDTLTSYEVMELIQGINDEGKTILIVTHEPDIAAMCKRNVVLKDGIIIDDKMVEQVRASSYV is encoded by the coding sequence ATGATTGAAATTAAAGACTTGCATAAATCATACAAAATGGGACATTCCGAATTGCATGTGCTAAAAGGAATTAATTTCAATATCAAAGAAGGGGAATTAGTTGCCATTATGGGTTCGTCAGGTTCAGGTAAATCTACTTTACTAAATATTCTGGGAATTCTAGATGAAGCAGATTCAGGTCTTTATACTTTAGATAATGTTCCAATTAAGAAACTCAATGAAACAATTGCTTCCAAATACCGAAACCAATTTCTTGGTTTTGTTTTTCAATCTTTTAACTTAATTAATTACAAAAGTGCCTTGGATAATGTGGCTTTGCCTTTATATTATCAGGGTGTGAAGAGAAAAGAAAGAAACGAGATTGCAATGCGATATTTAGAAAAAGTAGGTTTGGCATCTCATTCACATCATTTGCCAAATGAACTTTCCGGAGGACAAAAACAGCGTGTGGCTATTGCAAGAGCATTGGCTTCGAATCCAAAAGTTTTATTAGCTGATGAACCAACAGGCGCATTAGATACTTTGACTTCGTATGAGGTGATGGAATTAATACAAGGAATCAATGACGAAGGAAAAACGATTTTGATAGTGACTCACGAACCTGATATTGCTGCTATGTGCAAAAGAAACGTGGTTTTGAAAGACGGAATCATCATTGATGACAAAATGGTAGAACAAGTAAGAGCATCTTCTTATGTTTAA
- a CDS encoding DUF4403 family protein, producing the protein MLKSFSILFFSLSTLVILTSSCSSASQKIESLKPEPDDAVPLTYNSSPSYINLPVSIKLKDIENQTNTLMNGLIYEDNTIEDDNIEIKVWKQSPITITNDHGKEGEKLKTVLPLKIWVKYRIGTKTLGVDLYKTQEFNLNGVITLLSSIGLNNWRLNSKTTLKSLDWVESPTMTIFGKNMPVTYLINPAVSIFKSKIEKSIDSAIEDSMDFKPNVMDALSKICSPMELSDTYKTWLRIIPIEVYSTNVKLKNDSFLLNMGMKCNMETLIGKKPDSKFEANKITLKAVDKIPEQISANIAAVSTYQEASKIMTTNFVGQEFGSGSKKVKVQNVAIWHKDGKLVIALDLLGSVNGTIYLNGIPQYNETTKEIYFDKLDYVLDTKSRLMRTANWMAQGIILKKMEESCRYSIKQNLDEAKQSMMPYLKNYSPMPGVFVNGKMEDIQFQKIQLTNQAIIAFIKVDGTINVSIDGLK; encoded by the coding sequence ATGCTAAAATCATTTTCTATTCTATTTTTTTCCTTGTCTACTCTAGTTATTCTAACATCTAGTTGTTCTTCGGCCTCTCAAAAAATAGAATCTTTAAAACCCGAACCCGATGATGCGGTTCCATTGACATACAATAGTTCGCCCTCCTATATTAATCTACCGGTTAGCATCAAACTAAAAGACATCGAAAATCAAACCAATACTCTAATGAATGGTTTAATTTACGAAGACAATACCATCGAAGATGACAATATTGAGATCAAAGTTTGGAAACAATCTCCAATTACCATAACCAATGATCACGGAAAAGAAGGCGAAAAATTAAAAACGGTTTTACCTTTAAAAATTTGGGTGAAATACAGAATTGGCACCAAAACTTTGGGTGTTGATTTATACAAAACTCAGGAATTTAATCTTAATGGCGTAATCACTTTGTTGAGTAGTATAGGCCTAAACAACTGGAGATTAAATTCAAAAACAACTTTAAAATCTCTTGATTGGGTCGAAAGTCCCACTATGACCATATTTGGAAAAAATATGCCCGTTACTTATCTCATAAATCCTGCAGTAAGCATCTTTAAATCAAAAATTGAAAAAAGCATTGATAGCGCTATTGAGGACTCTATGGATTTCAAACCCAATGTTATGGATGCCTTATCCAAAATATGCTCACCAATGGAATTGAGTGATACTTATAAAACTTGGCTAAGAATTATTCCAATAGAAGTATATTCAACGAATGTAAAATTAAAAAACGATTCCTTTTTACTCAACATGGGCATGAAGTGTAATATGGAAACTTTGATTGGCAAAAAACCCGATTCAAAATTTGAAGCCAACAAAATTACCTTAAAAGCTGTTGACAAAATTCCCGAACAAATCTCGGCCAATATAGCTGCAGTATCAACCTACCAAGAAGCTTCAAAAATAATGACAACCAATTTTGTAGGTCAAGAATTTGGTTCTGGAAGTAAGAAAGTAAAAGTACAAAATGTAGCAATTTGGCACAAAGATGGCAAATTAGTAATTGCATTGGATCTTTTGGGCTCCGTTAACGGAACGATTTATTTAAATGGAATTCCTCAATATAATGAAACCACCAAAGAAATCTATTTTGACAAATTGGATTATGTATTGGATACCAAAAGTAGATTAATGCGAACAGCCAATTGGATGGCCCAAGGTATTATATTAAAGAAAATGGAAGAAAGTTGCCGTTATTCTATCAAACAAAACCTTGATGAAGCCAAACAAAGCATGATGCCTTATTTAAAAAACTACTCTCCTATGCCTGGTGTTTTTGTCAATGGAAAGATGGAAGACATTCAATTTCAAAAAATACAATTAACAAATCAAGCCATAATTGCATTTATAAAAGTTGATGGAACTATTAATGTATCAATCGACGGACTGAAGTAA
- a CDS encoding DUF420 domain-containing protein: protein MENNTIEQKYNKWIVLLSIVIPVAVAVLFKVKLKDFGFNVTPLTFLPPIYATVNGITAIVLVAAVMAIKNGNKKRHELLMKLAIGCSLAFLVMYVAYHMTAESTKYGGEGILKYVYFFILITHIFLSIAIIPLVLITYVRALASKFDKHKKIAKITFPIWLYVAVTGVIVYLMISPYYV, encoded by the coding sequence ATGGAAAATAATACTATAGAGCAAAAATATAATAAGTGGATTGTATTGTTGTCAATCGTAATACCAGTTGCGGTTGCTGTTCTTTTTAAAGTGAAGTTAAAAGATTTTGGTTTTAATGTTACACCACTGACCTTTTTGCCTCCAATTTATGCTACTGTAAATGGAATAACAGCAATAGTATTGGTTGCTGCGGTAATGGCTATTAAAAATGGCAATAAAAAGCGTCATGAGTTGTTGATGAAATTGGCAATTGGATGTTCTTTAGCATTTCTAGTAATGTATGTGGCGTATCACATGACTGCCGAATCTACAAAATATGGTGGAGAAGGGATTTTAAAATATGTGTATTTCTTTATTCTTATTACTCATATTTTTTTGTCAATAGCTATAATTCCTTTGGTTTTGATTACTTATGTTCGTGCTTTGGCCAGTAAATTTGATAAGCATAAAAAAATTGCAAAAATTACTTTTCCAATTTGGTTGTATGTTGCTGTAACTGGAGTGATTGTATATTTAATGATTTCGCCTTATTATGTTTAA
- a CDS encoding SCO family protein, with amino-acid sequence MLKNKSYIGISFIILVFGIYAIPKIVDRLKNNSVVQSDRLDKTNGSNVLNEKLVTIGSAPKFELTNQDNVKITNDFYKGKVYVLEFFFATCPSICPKMNANMLTLQNTFFGNPNFGIVSITIDPVHDTPAVLKEHAKILGVKSSNWNFLTGDHDYIYNLSNKGFNIYVGENSKVKGGFEHSGLFALIDKNGNIRCRKDDYGNPILYYDGLEKKGIRDIQQDIQALLKE; translated from the coding sequence ATGCTTAAGAATAAATCATACATTGGAATCTCTTTTATAATACTGGTTTTTGGTATCTATGCAATTCCGAAAATTGTAGATAGATTGAAAAACAACAGTGTTGTCCAAAGTGATAGATTAGACAAAACAAATGGATCTAATGTTCTAAATGAGAAATTAGTAACCATTGGTAGTGCACCTAAGTTTGAGCTTACCAATCAAGATAATGTAAAAATCACAAATGATTTTTACAAAGGTAAAGTATATGTTTTGGAGTTTTTCTTCGCAACTTGTCCTTCAATTTGCCCTAAAATGAATGCCAATATGCTTACACTTCAAAATACCTTTTTTGGAAATCCTAATTTTGGAATTGTATCGATTACTATTGATCCTGTACATGATACTCCAGCAGTTTTAAAAGAGCATGCTAAAATATTAGGTGTGAAATCTTCAAATTGGAACTTTTTGACAGGAGATCATGATTATATTTATAATTTATCCAATAAAGGGTTTAATATTTATGTAGGTGAAAACAGTAAAGTAAAAGGTGGTTTTGAACATTCGGGTCTTTTTGCCTTAATTGATAAAAATGGAAACATCAGATGCAGAAAAGATGACTATGGTAATCCTATTTTATATTATGATGGATTGGAGAAAAAAGGAATTAGAGATATTCAGCAGGACATACAAGCTTTGTTAAAAGAATAA